The Bactrocera dorsalis isolate Fly_Bdor chromosome 2, ASM2337382v1, whole genome shotgun sequence region TATTAGCTCTGTCTTGTAGCTGTATGGTCCTTTGGCTGATTGGGAGAGTACCTGTTCGAACCAATCGTTTTTGACACCTACACACGCACGAGAAGAAACAGGGAAAAGAGATATTTTAGTTGAAATTaagtgcaaatttatttatacataaaaatattaaattgatgaGATATACagatgcatatatatacatacaatgaaACTGAGCATCTTACATACCATCTACAGTGTTGGTTTATGAAGCATATAGTAGTAGTGAGAAACACATCACCATTCGAGATTATTTTGGAATGGATagcattacaaatgaaaaagtagAGAATATGACGGACAATAAGTGCATTAGTAAGTTGATTTAGCGTTTGTTAAAAGGCGTTTAAATGAATGCAAACTACCATATTGAACACGTAATAATATgggcaaattgttgttgttgttttcctgTAAAATGCTAAAACACTCACCCCTGTTGTAAGCCATTGCGTAAATGAGGCATAAGGACAAAAGTGCCAGATAATCATTCTCCGTGCAATCCAACGCCGACAATACCATTTCCAAGAACGGGCGATTCAACTCGTTAAATGCACGCGCGGGTTGCACCAGCTTTTGGATTTTTTCCTTCTCCTCGTCGGTGATGTTGGCCAATTTGGCGTTATTTAATACAGCTTGCGCCGCGGCACTGGCGGTCTCTACAGAAATGCCACACACATCGTTTTCTGCACATTGCTCTTCTGTTGTTACTGTATTGGACGTGGATTCTGCGGCATTTGCTCCAGCTACTTCCCGGGCGTTACTCGTAGCAACTGGTGCTTCTAATGTATTATGTATGTTGTCAGTATCGTAGCTGTGGCTCGTAGAGTTGGCACCGACAGTCTCCAACGCTTGCTCTAAACTTTCACGTGGCTCACCAAACCCAGGTACAACTGTTAAACGGTGCTCTACATAGGCGTTTAATATTTCAGCAGCGCCCTCTTTAAACACACTGTGGTCTCCATTGAGTATTACCCAGGCGAGCGCATGTACCAGCGGTGCATGTGTGATAACTAAGAATACAAGCGACAGCAAGTACAATGCGACAATTGATGAAACACGCGGATTGTTGATTTCTTGAATATCAATATCCACGGGACGATTTAAGACGGCTGCGAGATTTTGTGTGACCACTGCGAGTGATGTGGGCGGCGGCGCAGGCGTGAGTGAGAAAATATATAGTGGTACGAAGAGTTTGTGTAATAGATGTTCGGTAAGTACGGCATTTAAATCATCTATTTCGAGTAACAAAATATCGTTCAGGTAATGTAAATGATCTAGATGTTCTGCGACTAAATTTGAAAGCCTCTGATTAGACTGATGACTGCGTAAAGAAAtttgattacttttttattccaaaaaaaaataaaagcaattacTTACTCAATGTCAGTTCTTACGCAGGTGTCTAATTCCAAAATATGTTTGCCTATAAACCAAACTAAGTTGCTGAAATAAGGCGCAGCGGTTCTGTAATTTCACATAAATACACAGTTTATACAAATtccatttgtttttaatttcttcagtGCATACTTGTCTCTAATAAACCTCAACATACTGGCATTCTgtactttatatacatttaacgAAATCGTGCGGACTGCTATTCGAACCATAGATTCAGGGTGATTAAAGAATTTAATAGCCTCTGTGTATAGTGGAAAGTCATTGGTATGCTACAAAACAAtataaagaattatttttttttttcaaataatttttatatatcaaaaatCTCATCCTTACTTCGTTGTAGAAGAAATGTATGGTATGCGTGTTCAATTTAAGGCTCAGCGtctttagaaataaaatgtaataaccCATTACATCTTCATCAGAAAAGTCAAACTTGTGTACAATTATAGAATTGACATGATTGTTGCTCAAAAGATAATCTATAAACAAtgaaacaatacaaaaaaaaaaataatttttgtgacCCACTTATTTATGTTATGCTTGCTCAAGCATAGTTACTTACACAAAGATGTCTCATTTCgtatgttttcaaataaaatatttaatgtttgcaATAATTGCACACAAACAAAACTTGAGCCACCGCTCTTTTGGCGCATTATATGCAAAAAGTAGGACAGCATGTTTTTCTCAagaaaaaaactgcaaataaaataaaatgatttatcAGCATTTGACACTGCCTTGTACACAAatctatagtatatatatgcaaaataatttcGTTACGCACTCAAACACGGAAGAGTCATGCTGATCGCCCCAGATGAGTATTTCTGCAATACAGCGCAGCGACTCCACTAATAGACCACGATTGCTTTCGGAAACAGTGGTATTCTTCTCCAATATACTGTACAGGTACTTAAGGTGTTCCAATGAAAGACGATTCTTTGGGCGGTTCCAGTTTCCACCAAACCAACTTCTACTACGAAAcatttttctttcctttcctttttttatcaaaatatcaaGTTAGTAGAATTATATCTGAGGTTTCCGTATCTTCTTCGAATGTATAATACTTTTTTACGAATTCGTCATTTAATTACGTTTTACTTTAGCCTTTAATTGCTTCATCTAATacgcaaagaaaaaatacacttttttatttctacgTTGATGGTTGAACAAAATATTGGCACCTGCTGTTGTCGCAATATGTCAGTAACATATGATCGCAATATCATTTGTGCCGCCGTTGAGCATTTACTCGGCGcagttaaatttatgaaatgtatTTGTTAGCgtataacatttaattaaaactacaaGATATTAATGCAATTAAGTTCTATTATTATAcatttggaaataaaataattatttttaattaattttccgaAATTGCTATCTGCAATCGGTATGTTAATGTttattatagttttaaaaaattttctattttttgagCCAACAATTAGGAAAAACTCTATGATGTTAGGTTAAATTGAATTCAGATTCTGGTtacctaatttaaaaaaataggggGCAGCACTGTGCAAAGAGAAGCAAATACAGctcaaaaagtaaacaaatcaaaaatattttttatatgataggatttataaataatattagaatattatgggtgtacaaattttaaaattcatattttagcATCAACATTTCCAAATTTGTGTCACCCAACGCGATAGCATAATCATTACCATGATGTTGCCCCATTTTaagtgttatatacatatgtatgtatgcatatgaatGCATTAATTATTGTTTACCAATGCAAAATTTTACAGATGCCGATTGCCGTAGCTTTGTAGCTAAAGAATACCATGTTTTCTAGTCATGCACACCTAAAAAGACGCACACCTGAGAAAGGAATCCCACGTTCTGATTACATTGAACATCTGGTAGAAGAATATCACACCACTACGGACATTGgtgagaaattttcaaatagcTTAGAAGATGTTAAGCAATTTACCTTTGCATTCCTAGAGGCCAAGGAACAAGTGACTGCTAATTTGGCCAATTTTGCTTATGATCCAATAAATTGGAGGTATCTAAAAGAATCTGGTACCTTAGACGTGTTTGAAGATTGCATGAAGGGTCCAAATGAGCGTTTACAGTTACACGCTATTGCCGGTTATTGCAACTTATGTTTAGGTAATACTATTTTTGATAATGCTGGCGAAtacattataatattttttatctcttAGATCCTGAAGCAtttcaatttattacaaatttagtGATCCTCGCTCAAATAAACAACCTGCTTCACGCAACAGAATCAGCCGACATACAACTTAATTGCATAGCTCTGTTATATCAGTTACTCACGTCTGACTTTTGTACAAAAGAACAGAAAGCTTTAATTGCCATACCCAGCTTGCTAAAACAAATTACACAACTACGAAACGAAAGCTCAGATCAGAGAGTAAAGAATATCGCGACATTGTTTTCTGGAGATTTTGGATCGCGTGTGGAGGAGGTAGAAGATTTCAAAAATGTACTCGCAACTTTTAAAACGCTTTAATAGTCAAGTAGCAACGAAATGTAGAGAGATTACTGTAGTAAAAAGGTTCACTCAGGAAGAACTAGATCAATTTTCTACGCTTACCGCCGATTATAATCCCATACATTCTACAGAGACATCAATAACCGAACGTAAAGTCCATGGTGCTTTCCTCAATGCCATTGTGGCTGGCATAATTGGTTCACAAATACCTGGGCCGGGTACTATTGTTTTAAGTCAAAAGTTTAGATTTCCTAATGCATGCCGTGTTGACAAAGCCGTAAATATTACTGTTCGTTTAGTTAATGAACGCAAAATTGCTTTAGTAGAATATGAGTGTAAACAAGATGAAGAACTGGTTTTTATTGGCGAAgctaaacttttaataaaacaatgatTAAAGTGTAACTTAAaacaatatctttatttttaaaaattaacagaACTGCTCTATTTCTTCGCTCGCTTGCCTTCACCCTTCTTTGGAGCAGCTTTACCACGTAGCCGTCTCAAACGTTTCATTTCCTCTTTGAAATCTTCGTGTTCATCACGGAATAAGCCGTATGCACGCAGATTTTTCATGAGAATATGTGTCTCTACATGTCGGGGATACCAGTTATTTAACGAATCACGCTTATGGACCGGCTCCTCCGCGAACATGCGAACTACCTTCATCGACTTTTCATTGGTTGTACGCGCGACTTCACCGAAAATGCGATTGGAAAGAAAATTCATACGACGTGCATATTGTGTACCCAACTTAATTAATTCATTATATTTGTTGGACGCCATTGTTGGCCAAAAATCGCGTTgttaactttaaattaaaatgttttagcaaaaatccaattattattataattatatcaaAGTATCTTTGGTTATGTCATTTCTAACAGATATCAGCTGATCAGACAGATTTGCATtgagttacaaataaaaacttaatatagaaaaaatatttaatttaggaattataaaataaataaatatgatattCCATAccttaatatgaaaaaaaagatttgagctttcgataatttttattatagataaatttcattattcaCTTAAGTAAAGGAGCGTTGtttctacaattttattatttcatatacccgAGATTATCTTGTACCACATTTGCCTATTTAATTATAACGtgtaaaataaagcaaaataattaaaatatggcGTACAAAGTTATATATGGGAGCTTATAAGTTTGAAGAATAATTCTTACAATAAATGAATTCTAATATTTCCATTCGGTAAAAATATAGGACAATATTTCTAATCggtacaaacaaacaacaagctTAAGAGATCAAATCACAGATGTCGCTCTGTGATAGTACTGTTCGTTTGTAATGTGAAGAAACTGCAGCTTGCTTCTACAACATCCCGAACAAATACTTTCTTTCTGACATCGTCGCTCAAAGTGATCGGAAGCGTCGAAAACTTTTCTGAGAAATGGTAAGATttcattttcttaataaaatttaagcaagaaaaagtaaaagtgtATAACATTGTTT contains the following coding sequences:
- the LOC105229629 gene encoding protein CLEC16A homolog, with protein sequence MFRSRSWFGGNWNRPKNRLSLEHLKYLYSILEKNTTVSESNRGLLVESLRCIAEILIWGDQHDSSVFDFFLEKNMLSYFLHIMRQKSGGSSFVCVQLLQTLNILFENIRNETSLYYLLSNNHVNSIIVHKFDFSDEDVMGYYILFLKTLSLKLNTHTIHFFYNEHTNDFPLYTEAIKFFNHPESMVRIAVRTISLNVYKVQNASMLRFIRDKTAAPYFSNLVWFIGKHILELDTCVRTDIDHQSNQRLSNLVAEHLDHLHYLNDILLLEIDDLNAVLTEHLLHKLFVPLYIFSLTPAPPPTSLAVVTQNLAAVLNRPVDIDIQEINNPRVSSIVALYLLSLVFLVITHAPLVHALAWVILNGDHSVFKEGAAEILNAYVEHRLTVVPGFGEPRESLEQALETVGANSTSHSYDTDNIHNTLEAPVATSNAREVAGANAAESTSNTVTTEEQCAENDVCGISVETASAAAQAVLNNAKLANITDEEKEKIQKLVQPARAFNELNRPFLEMVLSALDCTENDYLALLSLCLIYAMAYNRGVKNDWFEQVLSQSAKGPYSYKTELIERLLHLITLSNQPSCRIRLITIEIALQLLVTFTKPCTDDACITEAQRDALFSARNQSMVVLRNFYKSEDIFLDLFEDEFNEMRKTNLNVEFLCMDSTILLPPTGTPLTGINFTRRLPCGEVEKARRAIRDFFLLRKTCQQFLNEKETLLPLTNTMNLVQVDNVLDLNNSDLIACTVITKESTKQRRFLVIDSLQLILVEPDAKLLGWGVAKFVGFLQDVEVVGDKDDSRCLHITVHRGGATHNRTPLLSAKFLFDDHIRCMAAKQRLTKGRSKARQKKMYQIAQLIEMPGQVIDSPVYAVAGLRAGSVASSSSRSSRDHRPILSTTNRVPGFAAALKRDTSAGGVCRIQMAQNRSIEGIRNESAGRPRRRNSNSSSHSSTSQNRDANSSPGREHSPRSSRDNSQSRSATRSRDNSPRMPRPRSEEIPLEDFQHSRNNSPHSRANSSHLNTPTRAHTPSRALNYEPIAITVHNSTPHDTHSPAPHHATQLNGVPIAKEVLVPVASSEETSFIGNEEAATSEQRRRGIIETV
- the LOC105229631 gene encoding LOW QUALITY PROTEIN: armadillo repeat-containing protein 7 (The sequence of the model RefSeq protein was modified relative to this genomic sequence to represent the inferred CDS: deleted 1 base in 1 codon; substituted 2 bases at 2 genomic stop codons); this translates as MFSSHAHLKRRTPEKGIPRSDYIEHLVEEYHTTTDIEAKEQVTANLANFAYDPINWRYLKESGTLDVFEDCMKGPNERLQLHAIAGYCNLCLDPEAFQFITNLVILAQINNLLHATESADIQLNCIALLYQLLTSDFCTKEQKALIAIPSLLKQITQLRNESSDQRVKNIATLFSGDFGSRVEEVEDFKNVLATFKTLXXQVATKCREITVVKRFTQEELDQFSTLTADYNPIHSTETSITERKVHGAFLNAIVAGIIGSQIPGPGTIVLSQKFRFPNACRVDKAVNITVRLVNERKIALVEYECKQDEELVFIGEAKLLIKQ
- the LOC105229630 gene encoding 28S ribosomal protein S33, mitochondrial, which gives rise to MASNKYNELIKLGTQYARRMNFLSNRIFGEVARTTNEKSMKVVRMFAEEPVHKRDSLNNWYPRHVETHILMKNLRAYGLFRDEHEDFKEEMKRLRRLRGKAAPKKGEGKRAKK